Genomic segment of Amphibacillus xylanus NBRC 15112:
ATTTAGATTGTATTTAACCGAAGCGAACGCTTTTTGAACTAGAGCTAAATCTTTTTCGTGGATCAGAACTTTGACCTATGATTTCTCGATTAAATAGATCGACTAACACGCAAATATAATGCCAATTATTCTGTGTCCGCACATATGTTAAATCACTGACAACAACTTTTAACTCTGTATCTTGAGTGAATTCATGGTTCAACTTATTTCCGATTTCAGATTCATTTACTTATGATTTATTAGGTTTAAACTGTGCTACCGTGTATTTAGAGACAAGTCCCTGCGCTTTTATAATTCTACCAATTCGGCGGCGTGAAACTTTAGAGCCTAGCTTTTATAGTTCTTTTTTAATTTTTCTTTGACCGTAAATGTCGCGACTATCTTTAAAGATTTTAACAATTAATTCGGATAATTCATCGTCTTGATTATCACGTATTTTAGCTTCATAATAGTAGGTGCTTTGTGGAATTTGTAGGACGTCACACATTGTACCTGCGGTTACTCGGTACATAAAAAGACTGCTGATATCGAGTATTTGTATTTGTTATTTCGAATCACATTTACGCATCAATCTATTATCAGCGCGGCTTGCTTTAACATATCATTTTCCATCGCAAGTCTTTGGTTTTCTTTACGAAGACGAATCAGCTCTTCCTGTTCAGATGTTCGATTATCTTTTTTTTCAAAAGATCCACTTGTTTTGTGCTGGCGAACCCATTTATCGAACGTCGAAGGCATTAATTCGTATTCTTTTATCATTTCAGCTCGTGGTTTTTTCTGACAAATAAAGTTGGATAACTTGTTGTTTAAATTCTTTTGTAAATGATCTTCTTGGTCTTCTGGTCATTCTAGACACTCCTCCGACTTTTATTGTATTAAGTTTAGATGACCTTAACGAATCTGTCCAACTAAGTGTAACCTATCCATACACTAGTCGTAGAGTATATGAATCATTACAATCATACAAGAAAGTAATGGACATTAAATAAGATGACCCCGGCAACCTACCGAAGTCATCTAATCGCAGCATAAGAGCAACTTATCGCTTTTTATTAAACTGTCTACAAAATAGGGTTCAGTTCAGCGAAACTAAGTAATTATTTTTTTATTTTTTAGTTCTAAAAATATAGGTGCTATATTTAGTAAAATGCAAACAACTGTTAGAATCCATAACGTCTTTTCCATAGTAGGTACAACATCTAATAAAGCCGACCAATCTTCACCTTTTACCCAATTGGATATAAGGCTATGTTCTGCACAGAGTGTCAATGCCGTAAATGATAACCCCATTGCCATAGCAAGTCTATAGTCTTTTCCTACTTTATACATATAAAGATTTATAAAAGTTGCTACTATAGCAATAAGCCCTAATATTAACCACATATCTATGCCTCCATTATATTTTTGTTTTAATTGAATATTTATCTGCTGATATGCAACTAGCAGTAGTTAGATATAAGTATAGCATATTATTTACAATCTTGAATTGTAATATTAAGTGAGATACCAAAAAAAGACATGTCATGATATACTCATCTATAACCTACCAAAGTTAAGGAGGGTGTATCTGACATGTCCTACACCCATCTTACTAAAACAGAACTGGTATTCATAGAGGAATAGCAGTCTTTCAGTCTTTCAGGCCGAAAGACTGCTGAAAAACTTAAACGTGGTCATGAAGCAATTTATTGTGTCATAAAATCAGTCAGCAATGAACAAGGTATTGACATATACTTTATGGATCCAGGCACACCGTCTCAACGTGGATTAAATGAACATTCAAATGGCCTAATGAGACGGAACGGATTACCAAAAGAGATAGATTTCAAGCCAGTTCCACAGGCGTATATATCCAAAGTTTTCAACTGGCGAAATAATATTCCAAGAAAGTCCTTGGGATACTTAACACCAATTGAGTATTTCATGAAACTTGTTGATCAAGCATTTGAGAAAGGTATGTTGTCTCGCTTAATTTGACAGACTAAACTAAAAATTAATTAAAGCAAGAACGACGGGCTCTGTAAGGCAAACACTTTCATAAAAACCTTTCAGATATAGAAATCCCAATACCCGATATAGAAACCCGGAAGAAAAAATTGCAAAACCTAAATAACGTAATTGATAAATCAAAATTATTAGAGAACAATGTTAAAGAGCTAGAAGATAGTTTAGACAGTGCTCTATTTGAAGAATTGGGAATTAAGAAAATTGAAGAATCTAATAAGACAACAAGTAAACTTCAATTTACCAACTTTAAAAAGCTCATAAAATGGGGAGTTGAATTTAACTTAGCACTAGGTGGGCCAGATGAAATCATTTTATCAAATTTATTTGAAAATGTTAGGTTAAGTAGTGCTGCTCATATTAATCCAAGAACTAATTATGAAACCATTAGTGACGAATCTCTAATCTCATTTTTACCAATGGAGTGTATTTCAGATATATATGGTGAAATTATTCATAGATATGAAGGGAGTGTATCAGCTTCTAAGGGCTATACTAGATTCATGGAAGATGATGTACTTTGGGCAAAAATTACTCCGTCTATGCAAAATGGAAAATGTGCAGTAGCAAAAAAATTGAAAAATGGCTTTGGTTATGGCTCTACAGAATACCATGTGATTAGAACAGATAGCAAGAAACTATTAAATATAGATATTGCCTCTTGAGAACACGCAGTATAAGAAAACGGCACACTATTATTTTACTGGTTCGGCAGGGCAACAAAGAGTAAGTGCTAATTTCTTTGAAAACTTTGTTATTCCGTTACCTTCTATAAAAAAACAAGAAGAAATATGTGATAGAATATTTTCTAAGAAAAGAGAGATAAAGAGATTAAGGTTAAATATTAAGTCGCTAAGGGAAGATGCTAAAAGAATGTTCGAACTCGAAGTTTTTGGTGAATAAACCTTTTCAATAGATCAATCAGTATTTAATATAAAGGATTTTTATATCAATATATTAAGAGGGGGTGGAAAGATGGCGGTGCGGGGTAAAAGCATAAATTTATTTCTGATGGATGGGACAGCTGTTGGGAGGATAAAATGTACTCTCGCTAATTGGACGGGTGTTGCTTATAAAATACCTAGAACAGAACTTGATAAATGTAAAGAGCGGGAAGATCTTAAGCAAAGTGGCGTTTACTTTTTATTTGGGACATCTGATGAAACGGGAGAAAATATTGTCTACATTGGTCAAGCAGGGGCAAGAAAAAATGGTGAGGGCTTACTTTATCGTCTGCAGGAACATAAAAGAGATGATAGCAAAGATTATTGGACAGAAGCAGTTGTCTTTACTACTTCAAACAATTCTTTTGGGCCAACTGAAATAAGCTATTTAGAAAATAGATTTTTTAATTTAGCTAAAAACGCAAGAAGATATAGTGTTAAAAACAATAGCGATCCAACGTCAGGTAATGTAACTGAAGAAAAAGAAAGTGAGTTGGAGGAGTTTATAGAGTATGCTGAAATAGTTATGGGGACATTCGGTCATCGAGTATTTGAATCCCTTGAAGAAAAGCCAACTAATAAAGAAATTAAGGAAGTAGAAATTGATGATGAGCCTTTATTATTTTTGAAAACTTCTAAAGCTGAAGCCAAAGGCCGAAGAACTAATGAAGGATTTGTTGTTTACAAAGGTGCGTTAGTTTCTATTAATCCTACTAAAAGTTGCCCAGAGACTATTAATAATTTGAGAGAGCGATATAGTGATAGGATAAAATGTGGCATGCTTCAAGAGGATATACTTTTTACAAGCCCTTCTGCAGCAGGTTTTGTAACATATGCCAGTGCTAATGGCATGATTATGTGGTTAGATAAAAAGGGAAGAACTTTAAAAGAAATAGAAAGCAATGAAGATTAATGTCTCTGGAAGGAGGAAGTGCCTAAATGTCAAATGAATTAATTTCTTTATCAACACTATTTCAAAATAGACTATTTAGAATACCAGATTATCAAAGGGGATATGCATGGAAGAAAGAACAGCTAGTAGATTTTTGGGAGGATTTATTAAATCTTCATGAAGATAGATACCATTATACTGGACTTTTATCTTTAAAAGCTGTTAATAAAGAAAGTTTACGCTTATGGGGAGAAGATAGCTGGTTAATTGATATTGGCTATAAGGCATATCATGTTGTAGATGGTCAGCAAAGATTAACCACGTTTTCTATACTTATGTATGAGATAATATCTTTTATTAAGCGGTTAGATGAAAATCAAGAAAAATCGGATGATAAGATATTCATAGGATTTGAATCCGTCAAAGCGATTACAGAAAAGTACATAATGAAGAGTCGGCCACCAGAAAACATGATTAAAACATATATGTTTGGATATGAGCTAGACAATCCTAGCTATAATTACTTAAAACATAAAATATTTGAAGAACAATTTGGTGGAACAATTGTTGAGACTTATTATACTCAAAATCTTATGTATGCAAAAAAGTTCTTTGCTAGAAACCTTGAGTCTTTATTTGAAGCAGAAGGCATGGATGGGATTGAAAAACTATACAAAAGGCTTACATTAAAACTAATGTTTAACCTACATGAAATTGAGGATGATTACGATGTTTTTGTGGCCTTTGAGACAATGAATAATAGAGGAAAAAAACTTAGTAACTTAGAACTTTTAAAAAACAGACTTATCTATTTAACAACTTTGTTTGATGATGAACAGTTAGACGATAAGGATAAAGGACAATTAAGAAAGAATATCAATGATGCTTGGAAAGAAGTATATTATCAGCTAGGAAGAAATCAAAACCACCCCTTAGCTGATGATGAATTTTTAAGGGCTCATTGGACAGTTTACTTTCAGTATACCCGAAGAAAAGGCGATGACTATATTAAGTTTTTATTGAATAAATTTTCTTCAAAAAATGTATTTGATAAGCATCCTGTTACAATTGATAATGAAATAGCTGAACCTCAAACTGAGGATGAAGATTTTGATGATGAGGATGTGATTGAATCTACGGAAGAGGAAACTATCCTAGTAAGCAAATTATCTCCAAGTGAGATAAATGCTTATGTAAGTAGTCTTAAGGAAATCGCAGAATACTGGTATTACACTTATTTTCCTCATGATAGTGATGAATTATCTGCTGAAGAAAAGCAATGGATAAATAAATTAAATAGAATTGGAATCGGATATTTTAGACCACTAGTTGCTATATCTTTGTCTCTCAAAAATGAAGTTGAAGCGGAGGAACGTGTTTTACTTTTTAAAGAAATAGAACGATTCATATTTCTTTGCTTTAGAATGGCGGGATATAATGCCAGCTATAAAAGTAGCTATTATTATAATAAGGCAAGAGATGTTTTACAGAGAAAAACAAGTTTGAAATCTGTGGCAGATGATTTAATGGAGACAATAGATAATGATTTAAATCCAATTATAACAAACTTTATAGCTAGAACAGATAGACGCTTTGATTCGGGTTTAGGCTTTTATGGTTGGCGAGATTTAAGATATTTTTTATACGAATATGAAAGCCACTTATCTACTAAAAACAATATTCAAAAAATAGACTGGCGGATGTTTTCTAAGGTTGAAAAAGACAAAATTACAATTGAACATATTTTGCCTCAAACACCAACTAAATGGTATTGGCGTAATCAATTCCGTCATTTTAATGAAGAGGAAATAAAGATTTTGTCTGCTAGTTTAGGTAATCTATTACCTCTTGCACAGAGCATAAATTCTTCTTTGCAAAATGATAGTTTCCCCGATAAGAAGAATCCTTCATCAAAAAGAAGAGGTTACATTAATGGATCACATTCAGAGATAGAAGTGGCTATAGAAGAAGACTGGACTCCTAAAGCTATTTTAAATAGAGGTTTAAAGCTTTTAGAATTTATGGAGAATAGGTGGGGTCTCGACTTTACAGTAGAACAAAAAAATGAGTTGCTCCATATTGACTTTGTTAATGAAGAGAGAGATGAAGTGCCAGAAATTCCAGAGCCTACAACAAATGATTTACCTGAAACAGATAGTAGCTCTTCATTTTTAAAGGAGGGGTTAACAGATCTCCAACAGCGACGACTCGATTTTTGGAGGAGCTTTGTTGATTATTGTAAGTCAATTGATAGAGGGAAGGATATAGCCTCACAAAAACCCGCTCATGTAAATTGGTATGATGTAGCTATTGGAAATAGTGAATACTATATCTTTTTTCAAATTATGAAACAAAATATTTTACGGATTGGTATCTATGTTCATCAACCTGAGACATTTAAAAGGCTAGAGCTCTTAAGGAATGAAATAGAAAGCATGTATGGATCTGAACTTGAGTGGTATACAAGCCGTAAAACTAGCACCGCAAAAAGGATACTTCATTCTATAGAAACAGATGTGTTTAACCCAGAGCTATATTTAGAAAATTTCAACTGGCTAATCTCCCAATATGATAAATTAAAATCGACATTAGAAGAAATTGATACAGCTTCTATTCTATCTGTAGATAATGCCAATAATTCTAGCATTACTAGTGAAATGGTAGCTTACGCTTATGATATCTCTAAAAAGGTATTTGAAGGAAAGTTAGGAAGAACGGAAGGTAGAGATGAAATTGCAGATAGAGTAAATATGAATTCTGGATCAGCTGGAGATTATATTTCAGCTTTTTATGCAATGATGAATGGCGAAAGATATACAAGAACTCTTAATGAATACTCTACTAGATATTTTTTAAAGGCGATTTATGAAGATTATGGAGAGTTAGCTTTTAAAAAAGCTATTGATGCTTGTAGAAAGCATGCTACTTATTATGCCGCCCTAGGTCGTGGAAGGTTAGCTTATGTTGAAAAGATTGTTGAAGAGTACTCAAATTAAAGACTTATATCTTTTATTTTTGCCTAAACTTTTTAATTATTTCTATAAAGTACAGATAAGGTGTGTTCAAAAATAAAAAACAAAGAAAAGTAAAGATTGATTTTAGCATTATTTATTAATTGAACTATGGAAATTTATACTTTAGGTGTATAAAACAACAGAATATTTACTATTAGAACGCATAAAAACCCCCCTAAAGTAGTTTTGTTTTTTAGATGTCTACTTTAGGGGGAGCATATCATAAGATGTCTTGGTTTTATTAATCTATTAGTACTAAAAGACATAAGCTTTAACCTGTTGACTCAATATAAATCCAGTGCTACATTTAGGACATTAAGGAAAATCCTTATGTAGCTCTTGGGTCATACCATATTGACACCTTTGTATGCAATAGAAAACCAGTCAAAGATAAAATCTATGGTCCTTTACTTTTTCCTCATGGGATTGTGGTGTGAACTGAGCTTTTAGACAAGGAACAATTGAGAGGAGAACTGAATGATGTTAAGAAAGGTAAAAGTAGAAAACGGTTTGATTAAAGGCTTACCAGCGGCAGATCCTCGGATAACAGTTTTTAAAGGTATACCATTCGCAGCTCCGCCTGTTGGGGAAAATCGTTGGCGTGCGCCACAGCCAGCTCTTAATTGGGAAGGTACGCTAAATGCTTTTGAGTTTGCGCCAATATCTATGCAGGCTACTCCAGGTTTAAATAAAGAAGACTTTTATGCTCGTGAATGGCATGTGGATCCGGAGATTCCAATGGATGAGGATAACCTATATCTTAACGTATGGACACCGGCAACTAGCACTGATGAAAAGCTACCAGTCTATGTGTGGTTCTTTGGTGGTGGGTTCCAGTATGGTTATACAGCCGAAATGGAATTTGATGGTGAGAGAATTGCTCGTAGGGGTGCAATTGTTGTTACGGTGAATTATCGTCTGAATGTATTCGGTTTTCTCGGACACCCTGAGATAACTGCTGAAGCACCACATGCACCTACAAACTTTGGTTTACTAGATCAGCAGGCTGGTATAAAATGGGTTAAGTGTAACATCGCAGCATTTGGTGGTGACCCTGACAACATTACGATTGGTGGTCAGTCAGCAGGTGGAGGAAGTGTCATGTTCCAGTTAACCTCACCTCAAAATGAAGGGCTCTTTAATAATGCTGTCGTTCTAAGTGGTGTTTTTGCAAGCGTTTACAGAGATGAAAGGATACCGGGTGGCGGTAGAACTTTAGCAGAGGTGGAAGAAGCTGGCGTTAAGTTTTTTGATTTTCTAGGAGTATCTTCATTGACGGAAGCCCGTGCACTAGATGGTGAATTCGTTCGTCAAAAAA
This window contains:
- a CDS encoding restriction endonuclease subunit S domain-containing protein: MQNLNNVIDKSKLLENNVKELEDSLDSALFEELGIKKIEESNKTTSKLQFTNFKKLIKWGVEFNLALGGPDEIILSNLFENVRLSSAAHINPRTNYETISDESLISFLPMECISDIYGEIIHRYEGSVSASKGYTRFMEDDVLWAKITPSMQNGKCAVAKKLKNGFGYGSTEYHVIRTDSKKLLNIDIAS
- a CDS encoding restriction endonuclease subunit S is translated as MPLENTQYKKTAHYYFTGSAGQQRVSANFFENFVIPLPSIKKQEEICDRIFSKKREIKRLRLNIKSLREDAKRMFELEVFGE
- a CDS encoding GIY-YIG nuclease family protein — encoded protein: MAVRGKSINLFLMDGTAVGRIKCTLANWTGVAYKIPRTELDKCKEREDLKQSGVYFLFGTSDETGENIVYIGQAGARKNGEGLLYRLQEHKRDDSKDYWTEAVVFTTSNNSFGPTEISYLENRFFNLAKNARRYSVKNNSDPTSGNVTEEKESELEEFIEYAEIVMGTFGHRVFESLEEKPTNKEIKEVEIDDEPLLFLKTSKAEAKGRRTNEGFVVYKGALVSINPTKSCPETINNLRERYSDRIKCGMLQEDILFTSPSAAGFVTYASANGMIMWLDKKGRTLKEIESNED
- a CDS encoding DUF4268 domain-containing protein → MSNELISLSTLFQNRLFRIPDYQRGYAWKKEQLVDFWEDLLNLHEDRYHYTGLLSLKAVNKESLRLWGEDSWLIDIGYKAYHVVDGQQRLTTFSILMYEIISFIKRLDENQEKSDDKIFIGFESVKAITEKYIMKSRPPENMIKTYMFGYELDNPSYNYLKHKIFEEQFGGTIVETYYTQNLMYAKKFFARNLESLFEAEGMDGIEKLYKRLTLKLMFNLHEIEDDYDVFVAFETMNNRGKKLSNLELLKNRLIYLTTLFDDEQLDDKDKGQLRKNINDAWKEVYYQLGRNQNHPLADDEFLRAHWTVYFQYTRRKGDDYIKFLLNKFSSKNVFDKHPVTIDNEIAEPQTEDEDFDDEDVIESTEEETILVSKLSPSEINAYVSSLKEIAEYWYYTYFPHDSDELSAEEKQWINKLNRIGIGYFRPLVAISLSLKNEVEAEERVLLFKEIERFIFLCFRMAGYNASYKSSYYYNKARDVLQRKTSLKSVADDLMETIDNDLNPIITNFIARTDRRFDSGLGFYGWRDLRYFLYEYESHLSTKNNIQKIDWRMFSKVEKDKITIEHILPQTPTKWYWRNQFRHFNEEEIKILSASLGNLLPLAQSINSSLQNDSFPDKKNPSSKRRGYINGSHSEIEVAIEEDWTPKAILNRGLKLLEFMENRWGLDFTVEQKNELLHIDFVNEERDEVPEIPEPTTNDLPETDSSSSFLKEGLTDLQQRRLDFWRSFVDYCKSIDRGKDIASQKPAHVNWYDVAIGNSEYYIFFQIMKQNILRIGIYVHQPETFKRLELLRNEIESMYGSELEWYTSRKTSTAKRILHSIETDVFNPELYLENFNWLISQYDKLKSTLEEIDTASILSVDNANNSSITSEMVAYAYDISKKVFEGKLGRTEGRDEIADRVNMNSGSAGDYISAFYAMMNGERYTRTLNEYSTRYFLKAIYEDYGELAFKKAIDACRKHATYYAALGRGRLAYVEKIVEEYSN
- a CDS encoding carboxylesterase/lipase family protein, which translates into the protein MLRKVKVENGLIKGLPAADPRITVFKGIPFAAPPVGENRWRAPQPALNWEGTLNAFEFAPISMQATPGLNKEDFYAREWHVDPEIPMDEDNLYLNVWTPATSTDEKLPVYVWFFGGGFQYGYTAEMEFDGERIARRGAIVVTVNYRLNVFGFLGHPEITAEAPHAPTNFGLLDQQAGIKWVKCNIAAFGGDPDNITIGGQSAGGGSVMFQLTSPQNEGLFNNAVVLSGVFASVYRDERIPGGGRTLAEVEEAGVKFFDFLGVSSLTEARALDGEFVRQKMLEYKAFWGPVVDNQFVMGDPLKLFMENKRLMVPVMLGHTSDEFYSVPKVSNLDEFKQMAVQLFGSDADEFLKLCNVESNSLEEVIKNASIRTIEYAIRIAGQANSDSGANTPLYYYNFDPEIPGWDNPGTFHSADLWFFFETLAKCWRPFVGKHYDLARQMTNYLANFISSGDPNGKDSTGEDMPKWEPYSSDAPYGMVFGDRAEFVKEQPDDLMKFLVKQYFKNEK